A genomic region of Methanosarcina thermophila TM-1 contains the following coding sequences:
- a CDS encoding CU044_2847 family protein, with product MIIDEEVIDVSSKNALKTGHILAELGHAPGTVKALRLVSPKALEEKSTESIDNAMLMIKEISKKVVDNMEETPAEFRPSQVELTFNLLLTMNGRAVITKSENEKNIKVVLRWKDKGNEIEKEVPEE from the coding sequence GTGATTATTGACGAAGAAGTAATTGATGTCTCCAGTAAGAATGCCTTAAAAACAGGGCATATTTTAGCCGAACTGGGGCATGCTCCTGGCACAGTAAAAGCCTTGAGGCTCGTATCTCCTAAAGCCTTGGAAGAAAAATCCACAGAGTCTATTGACAATGCAATGCTTATGATCAAGGAAATCTCTAAAAAAGTTGTAGACAATATGGAGGAAACCCCTGCGGAGTTCAGACCATCTCAGGTGGAGCTAACTTTTAATCTGCTTCTAACTATGAATGGGAGAGCAGTTATTACCAAATCAGAGAATGAGAAAAATATTAAAGTAGTGCTAAGGTGGAAAGACAAAGGAAATGAGATTGAGAAGGAAGTTCCTGAGGAGTAA
- the cysS gene encoding cysteine--tRNA ligase has product MLKVYNTLTRRKDIFKPLKEGEVSIYACGPTVYSMPHIGNYRTFLMTDNIVRTLEYLGYKVKLVMNITDIDDKTIRDSKAAGMSLKEFTDKYTAEFFKGLNMLNIKRASAYPRATENVGSMIELTKKLMDKGLAYEKGGSVYYRISSFPDYGKLSKLDFDKIKVGASVDVDEYDKDNPRDFALLKASTPEEIERGIYYESPWGKIRPGWHIECSVMAMNCFGPTLDMHLGGVDLIFPHHENEIAQSEGATGKPFARYWIHVEHLIVEGEKMSKSKGNIFTLPEIVEKYGGEVVRFMFLTVHYRKKLDYSDAFAENAKNNYLKLKETLENLEFALANAEDKAYPEDDEVLKALPELESQFREALEDDFNTPKAITVFRELSRTANKYLESGKNRQVLNRLHSLYRQFSNVLGIFAESRKKEIPEEIMELVKERENARKRKDWAVSDAIREKIKSLGYIVQDTKEGPHVREAE; this is encoded by the coding sequence ATGCTCAAGGTTTACAATACTCTTACAAGACGGAAAGACATTTTCAAACCCTTAAAGGAAGGCGAAGTCTCGATTTACGCCTGCGGGCCTACAGTTTACAGTATGCCGCATATAGGCAATTATCGTACTTTCCTGATGACCGATAATATTGTGAGAACTCTTGAGTACCTTGGCTATAAAGTAAAACTTGTAATGAACATTACCGACATAGATGACAAAACTATCAGGGATTCAAAAGCAGCCGGAATGTCACTTAAGGAGTTTACGGATAAATACACGGCAGAGTTCTTTAAAGGTCTTAATATGCTGAACATAAAAAGAGCTTCAGCCTATCCGAGAGCCACGGAAAACGTTGGCAGCATGATTGAGCTTACAAAAAAGCTCATGGACAAAGGACTGGCTTACGAAAAAGGCGGGTCGGTCTATTACAGAATCTCATCATTTCCTGATTACGGTAAGCTCTCAAAGCTTGACTTCGATAAAATAAAGGTTGGCGCATCAGTGGATGTGGATGAATATGATAAGGATAACCCACGTGATTTTGCTCTTCTGAAAGCCTCAACCCCGGAAGAGATCGAGAGGGGAATTTACTATGAAAGCCCGTGGGGTAAAATTCGCCCGGGCTGGCATATCGAATGCTCGGTAATGGCTATGAACTGTTTTGGACCCACATTGGATATGCATCTAGGAGGAGTGGACCTTATCTTCCCCCATCATGAAAATGAAATAGCGCAATCGGAAGGGGCAACAGGTAAACCTTTTGCACGCTACTGGATTCACGTCGAACACCTGATAGTCGAAGGGGAGAAGATGAGCAAGTCCAAGGGAAACATCTTCACATTGCCCGAGATTGTAGAGAAATATGGCGGGGAAGTTGTACGCTTTATGTTTCTCACAGTACATTACCGTAAGAAACTGGATTACTCTGATGCCTTTGCAGAAAATGCTAAAAACAACTATCTGAAGCTCAAAGAAACGCTCGAAAACCTTGAATTTGCCCTGGCAAACGCAGAAGATAAAGCTTATCCCGAAGACGATGAAGTTCTTAAAGCCCTTCCCGAACTTGAGAGTCAGTTCAGGGAAGCTCTTGAGGACGATTTCAATACTCCTAAAGCCATAACTGTTTTTAGAGAACTCTCCCGTACAGCCAATAAATACCTTGAGTCCGGAAAAAACCGGCAGGTTCTCAATAGGCTCCATTCCCTTTACAGGCAGTTTTCGAATGTTTTGGGAATTTTTGCCGAATCTAGAAAAAAGGAAATTCCCGAAGAAATCATGGAACTGGTTAAAGAACGTGAAAACGCTAGAAAAAGGAAAGATTGGGCAGTTTCGGATGCTATCCGGGAAAAAATAAAATCTCTGGGCTATATCGTGCAGGATACAAAAGAAGGACCACACGTAAGGGAAGCTGAATAA
- a CDS encoding Maf family nucleotide pyrophosphatase, with the protein MRQIILASASPRRKELLKQLIGNNFLVHASSYKECPYPDLHPEELLTKHSLEKAREVAKHFDSGLVISADTSVLFNEELLGKPGTPEKAEKMLEMLSGQKFRVITALTVLDLDSGEEISEMESTTVWMDKMIKEQISAYVRTGEPLDKAGAFAAQGKGAAIVKRIEGDFFNIVGLPLFRLGKILQRAGVNIFEKDLS; encoded by the coding sequence ATGCGTCAGATCATTCTTGCGTCTGCATCTCCGAGGCGAAAGGAGTTACTCAAACAGTTGATAGGAAACAATTTCCTGGTTCATGCCAGTTCATATAAGGAATGCCCCTACCCTGACCTGCACCCTGAAGAACTGCTCACAAAACACTCTCTCGAGAAAGCCAGGGAAGTGGCTAAACATTTTGATTCCGGGCTTGTAATTTCTGCTGATACCTCGGTACTTTTTAATGAGGAACTTCTTGGAAAGCCAGGCACTCCCGAAAAGGCAGAGAAAATGTTGGAAATGTTAAGCGGACAGAAGTTCAGGGTTATTACCGCTCTTACGGTTCTTGACCTTGACAGCGGGGAGGAAATCAGTGAAATGGAATCCACGACAGTCTGGATGGATAAGATGATCAAAGAACAGATCTCTGCTTATGTCAGAACTGGAGAGCCTCTTGATAAAGCAGGAGCTTTTGCTGCTCAGGGTAAAGGTGCAGCCATTGTGAAAAGAATCGAGGGCGATTTCTTTAATATCGTGGGGCTCCCCCTCTTCCGGTTGGGAAAAATACTGCAAAGAGCCGGAGTTAACATATTTGAGAAAGATTTGTCCTGA
- a CDS encoding cation:proton antiporter, which produces MALSLLANVDVILGFAILILTIFYRFEFPPVLGFLVIGMLIGPYGLEIVNGGEIVDLSTELGVIFLLFTIGIELSLNELKKMKKALLLGGTLHFLFTTILFFILCIVLGFSPITSIFICFLISHSSTAVVLKILQDRNEVFTPHGKISLAVLIFQDLAIVPQIMIAPMLTGSSVNFEGALPDVFIKGSLILLVFILSAKFIVPWIFYHVGRTGSKELFLVSVVFICLSASVFTSSIGLSLALGAFLAGIVISGSQYSQQAMGNVSPLKDMFMSFFFVSVGMLLDINYVIDNLPVLTFATIGIIVLKSIAGIMGTFLLGSSLRTTILTGVALSQIGEFSFVLATLGVEYSLLTREFYQEFMAVSILSMAITPFLINASYKSADTLIRKVSGMPHGMKLVHGLYSEPIKEEEQAEPGVKDHLIIVGFGFTGRTVSKAAKAAGIPYIIVEANPETVKQEKQKGENIHYGDATLEAVLEHAGVKNARVLIIGISDAAATGKIVEISKQLNPNICIIAKVRDLQEMKHLNALGADEIIPVQYETSVEIFVRLLEKYLIPREDIEKLVNEVRANGYRMMRKLSVNTGIDNEFDIKYGLPGVEIQVLKVGHGSSLDGKTLADLDFRKKHGVTVLSVSRGSDLICNPEDNFLLQAKDACILLGKPEDLCSIRKFFEGVQG; this is translated from the coding sequence ATGGCACTCTCGTTACTGGCAAATGTTGATGTAATACTGGGCTTTGCCATTCTAATTCTTACAATATTCTACAGATTTGAGTTCCCTCCTGTGCTGGGTTTTCTTGTAATCGGAATGCTGATAGGGCCTTATGGGCTCGAGATTGTTAATGGAGGAGAAATTGTAGACCTGAGTACCGAACTCGGTGTAATCTTTTTGCTTTTCACGATAGGAATTGAACTCTCCCTAAATGAGCTCAAGAAAATGAAAAAAGCCTTATTATTAGGGGGAACTCTCCATTTCCTTTTCACAACAATTTTATTTTTTATTTTATGCATAGTTCTGGGTTTCAGTCCTATTACCTCTATTTTCATATGTTTTTTGATTTCACATAGCAGTACTGCAGTAGTACTCAAAATTCTTCAGGACAGAAATGAGGTTTTTACTCCCCATGGAAAAATCTCGCTTGCAGTCCTTATATTCCAGGACCTTGCTATCGTACCTCAGATCATGATTGCTCCGATGCTTACAGGTAGCTCTGTAAATTTTGAGGGGGCGCTTCCTGATGTTTTCATAAAAGGTTCTCTGATTCTCCTGGTTTTTATCCTGAGTGCCAAATTTATTGTCCCATGGATATTTTACCATGTGGGCAGAACTGGAAGTAAGGAATTATTCCTTGTCAGTGTTGTATTCATATGTTTATCAGCATCTGTCTTTACCTCCAGTATAGGGTTATCTCTTGCACTGGGGGCTTTTCTGGCAGGGATAGTTATCTCTGGGTCTCAATACAGCCAGCAGGCAATGGGGAATGTTTCACCCTTGAAAGACATGTTTATGAGTTTCTTTTTTGTGTCTGTAGGCATGCTGCTCGATATAAACTATGTAATTGATAACCTCCCCGTCCTCACTTTTGCAACGATTGGTATTATTGTCCTGAAATCAATTGCAGGAATAATGGGTACTTTTCTTCTTGGGTCTTCTCTACGCACTACTATATTGACGGGGGTTGCACTTTCACAGATAGGAGAATTCTCCTTTGTTCTTGCTACGCTGGGAGTGGAATATTCTCTCCTGACACGGGAATTTTATCAAGAATTTATGGCTGTTTCAATTCTTAGTATGGCAATTACACCTTTTTTGATCAATGCCTCTTATAAGTCTGCTGATACCCTTATTAGAAAGGTTTCAGGTATGCCTCATGGAATGAAATTGGTACACGGGTTATACTCAGAACCCATCAAAGAAGAGGAACAGGCTGAACCTGGGGTGAAAGATCATTTAATAATCGTAGGTTTCGGTTTTACCGGAAGAACAGTCTCAAAGGCTGCAAAAGCCGCAGGTATCCCTTATATCATTGTAGAAGCAAACCCTGAAACTGTTAAACAGGAGAAACAGAAAGGGGAAAATATTCACTATGGAGATGCAACACTTGAGGCTGTACTGGAACATGCAGGCGTCAAGAATGCGAGAGTGCTTATTATCGGGATTTCAGATGCAGCCGCTACAGGGAAAATAGTGGAGATCTCAAAACAACTGAATCCGAATATTTGCATTATCGCAAAAGTACGGGATTTACAGGAAATGAAACACCTTAATGCTCTGGGTGCGGATGAAATCATTCCCGTGCAATATGAAACCTCTGTGGAAATTTTTGTCCGCCTGCTGGAAAAGTATCTGATTCCACGAGAGGATATTGAAAAGCTGGTAAATGAAGTGCGGGCTAACGGCTACAGAATGATGAGAAAATTGTCAGTTAATACAGGTATTGATAACGAATTCGATATAAAGTATGGGCTTCCAGGCGTTGAGATTCAGGTTCTTAAAGTTGGGCATGGTTCAAGTCTCGATGGAAAAACCCTGGCAGATCTGGACTTCAGGAAAAAGCATGGGGTAACTGTACTCTCCGTCAGCAGAGGCTCTGACCTTATCTGTAATCCAGAAGACAATTTCCTTCTTCAGGCAAAGGATGCCTGTATTCTCCTTGGAAAACCTGAGGATCTTTGCAGTATCAGAAAGTTCTTTGAAGGGGTTCAAGGATAA
- a CDS encoding methyltransferase family protein yields the protein MVEFENWKAAENKGEWINWAINIVMLLFAAETWKLLVENWSFLNHKLICIYTGILLLYLLAEKVAYRGSDLKGRQSRRWTRSLLLFFWWLLLIAPVFEYISYPHLKFGFLQQYNFAVTAVGALFALIGTGIRAWSMWTLGKYFSAHIEIKNNHQLIENGPYKFIRHPAYAGNILQAVGVPLILNAYLTLSISAMLVLLFLYRLKREEEVLVREVKGYEDYTKRTYRLIPKIW from the coding sequence ATGGTAGAGTTTGAGAACTGGAAAGCAGCAGAAAACAAGGGAGAATGGATAAACTGGGCTATAAACATAGTTATGCTTTTATTTGCTGCCGAAACATGGAAGCTTCTTGTTGAAAACTGGAGCTTTTTAAACCATAAGCTAATTTGCATTTATACCGGGATCCTATTACTTTATTTACTGGCAGAAAAAGTCGCATACAGAGGATCAGATCTTAAAGGAAGGCAATCAAGAAGATGGACCCGAAGCCTGCTTTTATTTTTCTGGTGGCTTCTCCTGATTGCCCCTGTTTTTGAGTATATCTCTTATCCACACCTTAAATTCGGCTTTCTACAGCAGTATAATTTCGCAGTTACAGCCGTTGGAGCATTATTTGCATTAATCGGTACGGGAATAAGAGCTTGGAGCATGTGGACGCTGGGCAAATATTTCTCTGCCCATATCGAGATCAAAAACAACCATCAATTAATTGAAAATGGTCCCTATAAATTCATAAGGCATCCGGCTTATGCAGGAAACATATTACAGGCAGTCGGAGTTCCACTAATCCTGAATGCTTACCTCACCCTGAGCATATCGGCAATGTTAGTTCTCCTGTTCTTATACAGGTTGAAACGCGAAGAAGAAGTCCTTGTTCGGGAGGTCAAAGGTTATGAGGACTACACAAAGAGAACATACAGGCTAATTCCTAAAATATGGTGA
- a CDS encoding DUF2769 domain-containing protein: MGRNISTEEGSPIPPRDRDITFERSTNFLVPYNRANVNRCRCPQCPVQDDSQCAQDKFKSSKQLMENLPEGEVPDPEDFPGVYCSEGEATCSDLDPDRKCICGSCEVWKEYDLKDANPNNHFCHNGRAT; this comes from the coding sequence ATGGGAAGAAATATATCTACTGAAGAGGGGAGTCCTATTCCACCCAGGGATAGAGATATAACTTTTGAAAGGAGTACGAATTTCCTGGTTCCCTATAATCGGGCAAATGTTAACAGGTGCAGGTGTCCACAGTGTCCAGTGCAGGATGACAGTCAGTGTGCACAGGATAAATTTAAAAGTTCAAAACAATTAATGGAAAATCTTCCAGAAGGCGAGGTTCCGGACCCTGAGGATTTTCCGGGGGTATACTGCTCGGAAGGTGAGGCAACCTGTTCGGATCTTGACCCTGATAGAAAATGCATCTGCGGCTCATGTGAGGTCTGGAAGGAGTATGACCTCAAAGATGCAAATCCAAACAATCACTTCTGTCACAACGGCAGAGCAACCTGA
- a CDS encoding DUF2769 domain-containing protein, with protein sequence MCSMCPVQADSKCVKEKLQSAKELMESMPAGGVPDPEEVPGIYCSTGKATCEDLKFDRECICGTCEVWKEYGLEKVDPNNHFCLHGRAT encoded by the coding sequence ATGTGTTCAATGTGCCCTGTGCAGGCTGACAGTAAATGTGTGAAGGAAAAACTTCAGAGCGCAAAAGAATTAATGGAAAGCATGCCCGCAGGGGGAGTTCCAGATCCGGAAGAGGTTCCAGGGATATACTGCTCCACAGGCAAAGCTACCTGTGAGGATCTCAAGTTTGACAGAGAATGTATCTGCGGTACATGTGAGGTCTGGAAAGAGTACGGTCTTGAGAAAGTAGATCCAAATAATCACTTCTGCCTTCACGGCAGAGCAACCTGA
- a CDS encoding rhodanese-like domain-containing protein — protein MFLATFLIFTEQGKEKEIENPSGFENVSVHEAEGMIEEGNVFILDVRTPDEFNSSHIKGATLIPVSNVSGSNLSSERLLEARIDEVPRKKVLVYCKSGRRSVSASTMLVDAGYSEVYNMEGGINAWIDAGYPVVSSEDIETDDGSRG, from the coding sequence TTGTTTTTAGCAACATTCCTGATCTTTACAGAACAGGGAAAAGAAAAGGAAATAGAAAATCCTTCAGGGTTTGAGAATGTAAGCGTACATGAGGCAGAAGGGATGATTGAAGAAGGCAATGTATTCATACTTGATGTGCGCACGCCTGACGAGTTTAACTCCTCGCATATCAAAGGGGCAACCCTTATTCCCGTAAGCAACGTCTCAGGATCGAATTTAAGCTCAGAACGTTTGCTCGAAGCTCGCATAGATGAAGTTCCTAGGAAGAAAGTACTGGTTTATTGCAAATCAGGGCGCAGAAGTGTGTCGGCAAGTACAATGCTTGTAGATGCAGGATATTCCGAGGTATATAATATGGAAGGAGGTATCAATGCCTGGATAGATGCAGGATATCCGGTTGTAAGCTCGGAAGATATAGAAACTGATGACGGCTCTCGTGGTTGA
- a CDS encoding ferric reductase-like transmembrane domain-containing protein, protein MDKEKAGKYTGHSKGRESSGKGSSNKYFYPIYGILLLVTIFITYIILQNTEEPIRTIRRFAGTFGYLTVFLAIVTSEYMAKMKKISGLPFMTAHHNLARIGLLLILIHPLTFILQGRGIGIFSPISPTNVFIGLAGRPAFYLFFLAAGIALYRKKYKNWRKVHYLSYLAFLLVTLHALMLGDDFELAIMRILAIAMAITVIVIFIHKRSASGRKRK, encoded by the coding sequence TTGGATAAAGAGAAGGCGGGAAAATACACAGGTCACAGCAAAGGTAGGGAAAGTTCGGGCAAAGGATCCTCAAATAAATATTTTTACCCGATCTACGGCATACTTCTACTCGTAACCATATTTATAACGTATATTATTCTTCAAAACACTGAAGAACCTATTAGGACTATACGCAGGTTTGCAGGGACTTTCGGCTACCTGACCGTGTTCCTTGCAATAGTTACATCCGAATATATGGCTAAAATGAAAAAAATATCAGGACTTCCTTTTATGACAGCTCACCATAATCTGGCGAGAATTGGACTACTGCTAATCCTAATTCATCCACTTACTTTTATTTTACAGGGGAGAGGAATAGGAATTTTTTCGCCGATTTCTCCGACAAACGTTTTCATTGGATTGGCAGGTCGTCCTGCTTTTTATCTCTTCTTTCTGGCTGCAGGTATTGCATTGTACAGAAAGAAATACAAAAATTGGAGGAAAGTCCACTATCTCAGTTACCTGGCTTTCTTACTCGTCACATTGCATGCCCTGATGTTAGGTGACGACTTTGAATTAGCTATAATGAGGATACTTGCAATTGCAATGGCGATTACTGTGATAGTTATCTTCATACATAAAAGATCGGCGTCAGGGCGAAAAAGAAAATGA
- a CDS encoding cupredoxin domain-containing protein, protein MKLKLIVFLLVLCLSLSLVSAQAKTNMTSMDNMTGMNKMTGMEKCYLLGVMKCYTPEAMENMTYMYNMTDMDSMARMDNMTDNMTEMKTCYLAGIMKCYMPEAMDNMTGMYNMTEMDSMARMDNMTGMDDMADTDDVTGMDNMTGMDNMTGMKKCYFAIAVKCYMPDAMMGNMTGDNMTEMDNMMTGMDNMTGMDNMSMYNVTGTEKCYLFGVMKCYTPEAMRNITGMDNMIGMDNTTGMDGMEAAGGKTVEVSISSFAFNPESVTISTGDTVRWTNLDSANHTATGSTFDSGILQEGESYEFQFTDAGTYEYSCLIHPSMRGSVIVEEK, encoded by the coding sequence ATGAAACTGAAATTGATAGTTTTCCTTCTAGTATTATGCTTATCCTTATCTCTTGTATCCGCGCAAGCAAAGACTAACATGACCAGCATGGATAACATGACTGGAATGAATAAAATGACCGGAATGGAGAAATGCTATCTTCTCGGAGTCATGAAGTGTTATACGCCCGAAGCCATGGAAAATATGACTTATATGTATAACATGACTGATATGGATAGCATGGCTAGAATGGATAACATGACCGATAACATGACCGAAATGAAGACCTGTTACCTAGCAGGAATAATGAAATGTTATATGCCCGAAGCCATGGACAACATGACTGGCATGTATAATATGACTGAGATGGATAGCATGGCTAGAATGGATAACATGACTGGCATGGACGACATGGCAGACACGGACGATGTAACAGGCATGGACAACATGACTGGCATGGATAACATGACCGGCATGAAGAAGTGTTATTTTGCCATAGCCGTAAAGTGTTATATGCCCGATGCTATGATGGGTAATATGACCGGCGATAACATGACTGAAATGGACAACATGATGACCGGCATGGACAACATGACCGGAATGGACAACATGAGCATGTATAATGTGACGGGCACAGAGAAATGCTATCTTTTTGGAGTCATGAAATGCTATACGCCCGAAGCCATGAGGAACATAACCGGCATGGACAACATGATCGGCATGGACAACACGACCGGAATGGATGGAATGGAGGCTGCAGGCGGAAAGACTGTCGAGGTGTCAATCAGCAGTTTTGCCTTTAATCCCGAATCAGTTACAATATCAACAGGTGATACTGTCAGATGGACAAACCTTGATTCAGCTAATCATACAGCTACAGGTTCTACTTTCGACTCCGGCATATTGCAAGAAGGAGAATCTTATGAGTTCCAGTTTACTGACGCAGGCACGTATGAATATTCTTGCTTGATTCATCCTTCCATGCGCGGGTCTGTAATAGTTGAGGAGAAATGA
- a CDS encoding PaaI family thioesterase, which produces MENIKEFFKNDNFAAMSGIELLEVSPGYAKAVMNIEEKHLNALKTVQGGALFTLADLAFAAASNAYGNVAVAINANISFVKAATGKTLTAEAKETSINPKISTYTVNITDDKGDLVAIFQGMGYRKKISLDELSRI; this is translated from the coding sequence ATGGAAAATATTAAAGAATTTTTTAAGAATGATAATTTTGCTGCAATGTCAGGAATCGAACTTCTTGAAGTCTCTCCAGGGTATGCAAAAGCCGTCATGAATATAGAAGAAAAACACCTGAATGCCCTGAAAACCGTACAGGGAGGAGCACTGTTTACCCTTGCAGATCTTGCTTTTGCTGCAGCCTCAAATGCATACGGCAATGTTGCTGTTGCTATCAATGCAAATATCTCTTTCGTGAAAGCCGCAACAGGGAAAACTCTTACTGCCGAGGCAAAAGAAACATCTATTAACCCCAAAATTTCAACGTATACCGTAAACATAACTGACGATAAAGGAGACCTGGTGGCGATTTTTCAGGGCATGGGTTACAGGAAAAAGATTTCACTTGATGAGCTATCCCGCATTTGA
- a CDS encoding ATP-dependent DNA ligase, which yields MEGKEVKDSAYLFLGSIGPAFEKTTLGVGDKIALKAIASAYRVSEEEVKKRYSTTGDLGDVAFELSRGEGKSLTIDEVFGKLREIKETSGKGSQEEKVRLLSSILQRASPEEGKYIVRIVLGKLRLGFGDQFLLEALSLAFTGDKKYTAKIKESYNVCTDIGELAESLSEHGTRALGRFSIKLGRPVRSMLAQRVESFEEIEKRIPGEKAVEEKYDGERVQIHKNGNEIKAFSRRLEDITAQYPDLVEAVRRDINAEKIVLDGEIIAYVEGSKADDSTQEFYSFQRLMQRRRKYEVQKYAEIFPVAVFFFDILYLEGKSLLKEPYPRRRALLEENVKQSEALRMAGRIVTDNLEEIEDFFNKTLEKKLEGIIIKSMSSNAVYEAGKRSWFWLKWKEEYAEGMRETFDLVIVGKYYGRGKRKGSFGALLCAILNEEEQRFETFTKVGTGFTERDAKEIDSLLSEHIVNEIPKNVLIKSRMMPDILVEPTVVIEVLGAEITKSPGHTAGQGEGDTGLALRFPRFLRIRYDKGPADVNTVKEIMNLKEGIGV from the coding sequence TTGGAAGGAAAGGAAGTAAAGGACAGTGCATACCTTTTTCTCGGAAGCATAGGACCTGCGTTTGAAAAGACGACACTGGGAGTAGGGGATAAGATTGCTTTAAAAGCAATTGCATCTGCATACAGAGTTTCAGAAGAGGAGGTGAAAAAAAGATATTCAACTACAGGGGATCTTGGGGATGTGGCGTTTGAGTTAAGTAGGGGAGAAGGAAAGTCGCTTACAATTGATGAAGTATTCGGAAAGCTCAGGGAAATAAAGGAAACCTCAGGAAAAGGAAGTCAGGAAGAAAAAGTCAGGCTGCTTTCCAGTATCCTGCAACGAGCCAGCCCGGAAGAAGGGAAATATATAGTCAGGATTGTGCTGGGGAAGCTCAGGCTGGGTTTTGGGGATCAGTTTTTGCTTGAAGCACTTTCTCTTGCTTTTACAGGAGATAAAAAATATACCGCTAAGATCAAGGAGAGCTACAATGTCTGCACCGACATTGGAGAGCTTGCAGAATCCCTTTCAGAGCATGGCACCAGAGCTCTTGGACGCTTTTCCATAAAACTGGGACGACCTGTCAGGTCAATGCTTGCCCAGCGAGTAGAATCTTTTGAAGAGATAGAAAAAAGGATTCCCGGAGAAAAGGCAGTTGAAGAAAAGTATGATGGGGAAAGAGTTCAGATCCATAAAAACGGAAACGAGATCAAAGCCTTTTCTCGAAGGCTCGAGGATATAACTGCCCAATATCCTGATCTTGTGGAAGCAGTCAGGAGAGACATTAACGCAGAGAAAATCGTGCTTGATGGGGAAATCATTGCATATGTTGAAGGCAGTAAAGCCGATGACTCTACCCAGGAATTTTATTCATTCCAGAGACTGATGCAGAGGCGCAGGAAATATGAGGTTCAAAAATATGCTGAAATCTTCCCTGTTGCAGTATTCTTTTTCGATATCCTGTACCTAGAAGGAAAGTCCCTCCTGAAAGAACCTTACCCCAGGAGAAGAGCTCTTCTCGAGGAAAATGTAAAGCAATCCGAAGCTCTTCGCATGGCTGGAAGAATTGTTACGGACAATCTTGAGGAGATAGAGGATTTTTTCAACAAGACTCTAGAAAAGAAGCTTGAAGGAATTATAATCAAATCCATGAGCAGCAATGCGGTTTACGAAGCCGGAAAAAGGAGCTGGTTCTGGCTCAAGTGGAAAGAAGAATATGCCGAAGGAATGCGAGAGACCTTTGACCTTGTAATTGTAGGTAAATATTACGGGCGAGGAAAGAGGAAAGGCTCATTTGGAGCTCTCCTCTGCGCTATTCTCAACGAAGAAGAGCAGCGTTTTGAGACTTTTACGAAAGTAGGTACAGGATTTACAGAAAGGGACGCAAAGGAAATCGACAGCCTGCTTTCAGAGCATATAGTGAATGAAATCCCTAAAAACGTACTCATAAAAAGTAGGATGATGCCCGATATTTTAGTAGAGCCCACTGTGGTTATCGAGGTTCTTGGTGCGGAAATCACGAAAAGTCCTGGTCATACCGCAGGACAGGGAGAAGGAGATACAGGGCTTGCCCTGCGCTTTCCTCGATTTTTGCGTATAAGATATGATAAAGGACCTGCAGATGTCAATACAGTTAAAGAAATCATGAATTTGAAGGAAGGAATAGGCGTTTAA